In the genome of Methylophaga nitratireducenticrescens, one region contains:
- a CDS encoding TonB-dependent receptor: MRVTVDTTQRPSHKLSLIALSIASVFSNGVHAADEINMEKVQVFGQAVQIDKALNEQRNSDSIESVVHADGIGQLPDDNAAEALQRLPGVSVENDQGEGRFVTVRGLAPELNAVTINGTNIPSPEDGTRAVALDVLPSELIQSLSVVKTLTPDMDANSLGGTVNVRSLSAFDHDGLFYTLSAEGSYDDNTDQTSPKGSGAFSNIFSIGEGVDNFGVAAALSWQKRDFGSDNVETGGAWDFDGSPRLEELEQRDYEITRERLGLGVNFDYKADIHTNYYLRTLFSQFTDTETRNAAGMEFDDPLLPNESGDGAEGFREVKDRKETQEIQSYVFGGEKTIDLWTLNGQIGYSRASEDSPGHIAGAKFVGDFDGVGYSSTSKPTLNAGADYYDPASFELDSVEWEQQKTTDTEKNIKFDLARDFDLQGYASQVKFGGKLSRREKDNDLEAWEFEDFGTNDTSLAAYSAGNVDYSLNQFGNGISSSAVEALLNKLNKADNVNEEESRINDYVMNEDINAAYVMNTLDLDDWTIIAGLRYEGTRFKAKGTGLRDGDYQTISSKNSYHHWLPGLHGRYYIDDQTQIRAAWTNSVVRPTFEALAPGFAIESGDKASFGNPELDPMTSKNLDLGIEHYMGRAGAVSAYVFYKDISDFVYETDVSKSGGLFDAFDEAITFANGDSAEVYGIELAYSQKLSWLPAPWNGLLVGANATFSQSDAEIEGLGQTRDIDLPGQSKQVGNLMVGWENDKLSMRLSANYKSSYLSEVAAIDKKDLDQYVDSQTFIDFGASYFLSKNAQISLEVKNITDESFYVYNRSSSYNAQYEEYGPTIKLGFTLTNF; encoded by the coding sequence ATGAGAGTGACAGTTGATACAACACAGCGGCCGAGTCATAAACTCAGTCTGATTGCTTTGAGCATAGCGAGCGTTTTCAGTAATGGCGTTCATGCAGCCGATGAAATAAATATGGAAAAGGTGCAGGTTTTCGGTCAAGCCGTACAGATTGATAAAGCACTGAATGAACAACGTAATTCGGACAGCATTGAAAGCGTGGTTCACGCCGATGGTATTGGTCAATTACCTGATGATAATGCGGCCGAAGCTTTGCAACGTTTGCCTGGCGTTTCAGTTGAAAATGATCAGGGTGAAGGACGTTTTGTCACGGTGCGTGGACTGGCACCGGAGTTAAATGCTGTCACGATCAACGGCACTAATATCCCTTCACCAGAGGATGGCACACGTGCCGTTGCACTGGATGTGTTACCCAGCGAACTGATTCAGTCACTCTCTGTTGTGAAAACACTGACACCCGATATGGATGCCAACTCCCTCGGCGGCACGGTCAATGTCAGAAGCTTATCGGCGTTTGATCATGATGGATTGTTCTACACCCTGTCTGCTGAAGGCAGCTATGACGACAATACTGATCAAACCAGTCCCAAAGGATCTGGTGCCTTCAGTAATATCTTTAGTATCGGCGAAGGGGTTGATAACTTTGGCGTTGCTGCTGCTCTGAGCTGGCAAAAGCGTGATTTCGGTTCGGATAACGTTGAAACCGGTGGGGCCTGGGATTTTGATGGGAGCCCGCGTTTAGAAGAACTGGAACAGCGTGATTATGAAATCACCCGTGAACGGCTGGGACTGGGGGTTAACTTTGACTACAAAGCGGATATCCATACTAACTATTATCTGCGAACTCTATTCAGCCAGTTTACCGATACTGAAACGCGTAATGCGGCGGGTATGGAGTTTGATGATCCCCTGCTCCCCAATGAATCCGGCGACGGTGCTGAAGGTTTTCGTGAAGTAAAAGATCGCAAAGAAACCCAAGAGATCCAATCCTATGTTTTTGGTGGTGAAAAAACCATCGATTTGTGGACCCTAAATGGACAAATTGGCTACAGCCGAGCCAGTGAAGATTCACCCGGCCATATTGCGGGTGCCAAGTTTGTCGGTGATTTTGATGGGGTTGGCTATAGCAGTACTTCTAAACCCACACTGAACGCTGGTGCTGATTATTATGATCCTGCCAGTTTCGAGTTAGACAGCGTGGAATGGGAACAACAGAAAACCACCGATACCGAAAAAAACATCAAGTTTGATCTTGCCAGAGACTTTGATTTGCAGGGCTATGCTTCGCAAGTCAAATTTGGTGGCAAATTATCACGTCGTGAAAAAGATAATGACCTGGAAGCATGGGAATTTGAAGATTTCGGTACTAACGATACCAGTCTGGCGGCATACAGCGCTGGCAATGTGGATTATAGTTTGAACCAGTTCGGGAACGGCATCAGCAGCTCAGCTGTTGAGGCTTTACTTAACAAATTGAATAAAGCCGATAACGTCAACGAAGAAGAATCACGTATTAATGATTATGTGATGAATGAAGACATTAACGCGGCTTATGTGATGAATACCCTAGATCTGGATGACTGGACTATCATCGCTGGCCTGCGTTATGAAGGCACTCGCTTTAAGGCTAAAGGTACTGGATTAAGAGATGGTGATTACCAAACCATTTCGAGTAAAAACAGCTATCACCATTGGCTACCGGGCTTGCATGGTCGTTATTACATAGACGATCAAACACAAATTCGTGCGGCCTGGACCAATAGCGTAGTTCGACCAACGTTTGAAGCACTGGCACCAGGGTTTGCTATCGAAAGTGGTGATAAAGCCAGTTTTGGTAATCCAGAGCTGGATCCAATGACCTCGAAAAACCTGGATTTGGGTATTGAACATTATATGGGTCGGGCGGGTGCAGTTTCGGCCTATGTTTTCTATAAAGATATCTCAGACTTTGTATATGAAACTGATGTATCAAAATCCGGTGGTTTATTTGATGCTTTTGATGAAGCGATAACGTTTGCCAATGGTGATTCCGCTGAAGTTTACGGTATCGAACTAGCCTATTCTCAAAAACTGAGTTGGTTGCCCGCACCGTGGAATGGATTATTGGTCGGCGCTAATGCGACTTTCAGTCAATCCGATGCTGAAATCGAAGGGCTGGGTCAAACGCGTGATATCGATCTTCCCGGACAATCCAAACAAGTTGGTAACCTGATGGTGGGTTGGGAAAACGACAAACTCAGCATGCGTTTATCAGCCAATTATAAATCGTCTTATTTATCCGAAGTCGCCGCCATCGATAAAAAAGATCTGGATCAATATGTTGACTCACAGACATTTATTGATTTCGGTGCCAGTTACTTTCTGAGCAAAAATGCTCAAATCAGTCTTGAAGTGAAAAATATCACCGACGAAAGCTTCTATGTCTACAACCGCAGCAGTTCATACAACGCTCAATATGAAGAATATGGTCCGACCATCAAGCTGGGTTTTACCTTAACCAATTTCTAA
- a CDS encoding phytase — MKKNQFNLKLTLLASCLMMATSFTAMADASLKLVSNSDSHQIEAAQLLTQPLILPAADRLVSYENKGIAIEDIKGKQLSLLKGNFGSIDQRRVDNGLLLASVDADRQQAMVVLLDKNTQQWSNPVYLPQPAFKIDGACLYQDQAHNGFLFLVGEEGHGEQWLVADATSPLAQPKLIRSLSTPPNSEYCQVDDKQSLMYINEENVGIWAYQADPEADLIREPVALTQPFGKLTESAMGMAIVPGGLFVLDSEAKQLHTFLDTDGKWQHQAEFPLADLSDPENISARLNDKNLTIMVQHDDGLSTFTLPWAHQDTAQDAVIPMIKPQQATDPVPSLGDAADDPAIWVNQKNPQQSLVLGADKQGGLLVYDLKGKIRQNLPVGRVNNVDVRSGFMFNGEEIDLAVASNRDHNALHVFAIDPASGFVSELGEVATASQDIYGLCMYKNQAGDIYTIVNDKDGRFFQYLMQDNHGKIDAEKVREFSVSSQPEGCVADDKKHRLFVGEENKAVWALAAGADKPTDLTEVMPVGKHLKADIEGISLYQSEKEAYLVVSSQGNDSYVILNALPPFAYRGVFRVGFNTELGIDGVSETDGLDVTSVNLGEPWEQGMLVVQDGRNRMPVENQNFKYVPWSDIADQLGLSAKTK, encoded by the coding sequence ATGAAAAAAAACCAATTCAACCTAAAGCTGACCTTACTGGCGTCATGTTTAATGATGGCAACATCCTTTACGGCGATGGCTGATGCTTCGTTAAAGCTTGTTTCAAACAGTGACAGTCACCAGATTGAAGCCGCCCAATTGTTAACTCAACCATTGATATTGCCTGCGGCGGATCGTCTGGTGTCTTATGAAAATAAAGGCATTGCCATTGAAGACATAAAAGGAAAGCAGCTTAGCCTGTTAAAAGGTAACTTTGGCAGTATCGATCAACGCCGGGTTGATAACGGACTTTTGCTGGCCAGCGTCGATGCGGATCGTCAACAAGCCATGGTTGTGTTGCTTGATAAAAACACACAACAGTGGTCTAACCCCGTTTACTTACCCCAACCGGCATTTAAAATTGATGGTGCATGTCTGTATCAGGATCAAGCACACAATGGCTTTTTGTTTCTGGTAGGTGAAGAAGGTCATGGAGAGCAATGGTTAGTGGCTGATGCCACCTCTCCCCTTGCACAGCCTAAATTAATTCGTAGCTTGAGTACGCCACCTAACAGTGAATATTGTCAGGTCGATGACAAACAATCCCTGATGTATATCAATGAAGAAAACGTGGGGATCTGGGCCTATCAAGCAGATCCAGAGGCAGATCTGATCCGTGAACCAGTCGCACTCACTCAGCCCTTTGGGAAACTTACAGAGAGTGCAATGGGAATGGCCATCGTACCGGGTGGCTTATTCGTACTCGATTCTGAGGCTAAACAATTGCATACCTTTCTTGATACCGATGGAAAATGGCAGCATCAAGCTGAGTTTCCGTTAGCGGATCTTTCTGATCCCGAAAACATCAGTGCTCGGCTAAACGATAAAAATTTAACCATTATGGTTCAACATGATGATGGTTTAAGCACATTCACTCTGCCATGGGCCCATCAAGACACAGCACAAGATGCTGTGATCCCGATGATAAAACCACAGCAAGCAACCGATCCTGTGCCTAGTTTGGGTGATGCCGCAGATGATCCGGCTATCTGGGTCAACCAAAAGAATCCTCAGCAGAGCCTGGTTTTAGGTGCAGATAAACAAGGTGGTTTGCTGGTTTATGACCTGAAAGGAAAAATCCGACAAAACCTGCCAGTCGGCCGAGTAAATAATGTCGATGTGCGCTCCGGCTTTATGTTTAACGGTGAAGAGATTGATTTGGCGGTGGCCAGTAATCGTGACCATAACGCATTGCATGTGTTTGCGATTGACCCCGCTTCTGGTTTCGTCAGTGAGTTAGGTGAAGTGGCAACAGCCAGTCAGGATATCTATGGCTTGTGTATGTATAAAAATCAGGCCGGCGATATCTACACCATTGTTAATGATAAAGACGGGCGTTTTTTCCAGTATTTAATGCAAGATAATCACGGCAAGATTGATGCTGAAAAGGTGCGTGAATTCAGCGTGAGCTCACAACCCGAAGGCTGTGTCGCGGACGATAAAAAGCATCGTTTGTTTGTTGGTGAAGAAAATAAAGCGGTCTGGGCTTTAGCTGCCGGTGCTGATAAGCCAACTGATCTGACGGAAGTAATGCCCGTCGGTAAGCACCTGAAAGCCGATATTGAGGGTATATCGTTATATCAATCCGAAAAAGAAGCTTATCTAGTCGTCTCCAGTCAGGGTAATGATAGTTATGTCATCCTCAATGCCCTGCCCCCATTTGCTTACCGTGGTGTATTCCGAGTTGGCTTTAATACTGAGTTAGGTATTGATGGTGTATCGGAAACCGATGGTCTGGATGTCACCAGCGTCAATCTTGGTGAACCATGGGAACAAGGCATGCTGGTAGTTCAGGACGGACGTAACCGTATGCCGGTAGAAAATCAGAATTTCAAATATGTGCCTTGGTCAGATATTGCTGACCAGCTGGGCCTGTCTGCCAAAACGAAATAA
- the tolQ gene encoding protein TolQ: MDTTMHEMTMWGLVSDASLLVKIVMIILVLASMVSWYLIIWRSKVLGRLEKQNRQFQQQFRQTADMNKMDAVLPSIAVYQAIPAIFQAGWLEYEKYQQLNAVPQDEIVENVERAMLVNIGEQEVELEKGLSYLATIGSVSPYIGLFGTVWGIMNSFIGLSQVEQATLNTVAPGIAEALIATAIGLFAAIPAVVAYNQLSKRAGALSTRYYHFGNEFITRLQRVMHRTPLAKVA; the protein is encoded by the coding sequence ATGGACACAACTATGCATGAAATGACGATGTGGGGGCTGGTCAGCGATGCCAGTCTGCTGGTCAAAATAGTGATGATTATCCTGGTTTTAGCCTCGATGGTAAGTTGGTATTTGATTATCTGGCGGTCCAAAGTATTGGGCCGTCTGGAAAAACAAAACAGACAATTTCAACAACAGTTCAGACAAACTGCTGATATGAACAAGATGGATGCTGTTCTGCCTAGCATAGCGGTTTACCAGGCGATACCGGCTATTTTTCAGGCCGGTTGGCTGGAGTATGAAAAATATCAACAACTGAATGCTGTGCCACAAGATGAAATTGTCGAAAATGTTGAACGCGCCATGTTAGTCAATATTGGCGAACAGGAAGTTGAATTGGAAAAAGGCCTTTCCTATTTAGCCACTATCGGTTCAGTCAGCCCATATATCGGTCTGTTCGGTACGGTGTGGGGCATCATGAATTCATTTATTGGCTTATCTCAAGTGGAACAAGCCACGTTAAATACCGTCGCTCCGGGCATTGCTGAAGCGCTGATCGCCACAGCGATTGGTCTGTTTGCCGCGATACCCGCGGTGGTTGCTTACAATCAGCTGAGTAAACGTGCCGGTGCGTTGAGTACGCGCTATTACCATTTTGGTAATGAATTTATCACCCGCCTGCAGCGAGTGATGCATCGCACACCATTAGCTAAAGTCGCGTGA
- the tolR gene encoding protein TolR encodes MLRKPVTKHALKAEMNVVPYIDVMLVLLVIFMVTAPLLVQGVKLELPKVAAEALPTDSQKTILSLSVVADGSYYWNVGTEVDIQSRSDQAVTLDEMVMKIEQIRQQHPDLLFFIRGDKATDYASVVRAIAALQQVGIEDVGLITESPDD; translated from the coding sequence ATGTTAAGAAAACCCGTTACCAAACATGCCCTGAAGGCTGAAATGAATGTGGTGCCTTATATTGATGTGATGCTGGTGCTATTGGTCATTTTTATGGTCACAGCACCCCTGCTGGTGCAAGGCGTCAAACTGGAACTACCCAAAGTTGCTGCTGAAGCGTTACCCACGGATAGTCAAAAAACCATTTTGAGCTTATCGGTAGTGGCTGATGGCAGTTATTACTGGAATGTTGGCACTGAGGTTGATATTCAGTCTCGTTCTGATCAAGCAGTCACCTTGGACGAAATGGTGATGAAAATTGAACAAATCAGACAGCAGCACCCTGATTTACTGTTCTTTATCCGTGGTGACAAAGCGACTGATTATGCGTCCGTAGTCAGAGCCATCGCGGCCTTACAACAAGTCGGTATAGAAGATGTCGGGCTGATTACGGAGTCGCCTGATGACTGA
- a CDS encoding energy transducer TonB, whose amino-acid sequence MTDAGFYDDRFLTPPAENDGVKTSTLLLVGLFHLAMAGLLLNSWSPAQQDEPKLSTIKIQMLRLSKPVPETKPVEPVPMAIPEPVQPVFEPTPVAPKKPEPKPVVENELTFKRVEEKKPTPKKEVKPKLEKPEKKVVEKVVKQLEKRVSQPAETLPKPALAQQSKPINTAAKTPVKQYDSLNDDASETFSVERYKPIEKQAPEYPRGALRKGLEGDCTVRYTVNTKGDVESPEVLANCHPLFKKPSLEAAKTFRYSPRMVNGHAVAVNNVHNTFEYRIH is encoded by the coding sequence ATGACTGATGCAGGATTCTATGATGATCGTTTTTTAACGCCACCAGCAGAGAATGATGGAGTAAAAACATCGACATTATTATTGGTCGGTTTATTTCATCTGGCCATGGCCGGATTGTTATTGAACTCATGGAGTCCAGCTCAGCAGGATGAGCCCAAACTGAGTACGATCAAAATTCAAATGTTGAGGCTGTCCAAGCCTGTTCCCGAAACCAAACCGGTTGAGCCGGTTCCGATGGCTATCCCGGAACCGGTTCAGCCTGTGTTTGAACCGACACCGGTGGCCCCAAAAAAACCGGAACCAAAACCCGTGGTTGAAAATGAATTGACTTTCAAACGTGTTGAAGAGAAAAAACCAACACCAAAAAAGGAAGTTAAACCAAAACTGGAAAAACCTGAAAAAAAGGTCGTCGAAAAAGTCGTCAAACAACTTGAAAAACGGGTCTCTCAGCCAGCTGAAACTCTGCCTAAACCAGCCTTGGCGCAGCAATCAAAACCTATCAATACCGCTGCAAAGACACCAGTTAAGCAGTATGATTCCTTAAATGATGATGCTAGCGAGACATTTTCAGTCGAACGCTATAAACCGATAGAAAAACAGGCTCCAGAATATCCACGGGGGGCTTTACGTAAAGGCTTGGAAGGTGATTGCACGGTGCGTTATACCGTCAATACCAAGGGTGATGTGGAGTCTCCTGAAGTCTTAGCGAACTGTCATCCATTATTTAAAAAACCGTCTTTAGAGGCCGCCAAAACCTTTCGTTATTCGCCCAGAATGGTGAATGGTCATGCGGTAGCAGTGAACAATGTACATAATACTTTTGAATATCGTATCCACTAA
- a CDS encoding PhoX family protein, producing the protein MKNKPPMNKPSSSDFHQHMSAHDDIAVNHSDHPSLNDVVLSRRQILKGSLNAAAMGFFGLNLSSNLVFAAGKNNLNIPFIGFNSIQPQTDPGFDHVVVADGYQAKPFFSWGDPVVTGATDWNADALNSWQEQLKQAGQNHDGMHFFAFPDDNNRGLLVINHEYTNPTLHKDGITFIDGKRRLDDVKKEQAAHGVSVIEVKIDKQGQWQCVYPSVYNRRISALTIMHVSGPLAGHDLLKTVDDPAAMEIIGTLNNCSNGFTPWGTYLACEENWHNYFVNQDATDYQSRVSHHRYGISTGKTTKSYGWSSVDKRFDATPNAELPHQGYVNEPNRFGWVVEIDPFDPDSKPIKRTAFGRFCREGVTPALAENGQMAFYSGDDTRGEYVYKFVPQQRFDKTQPHKHRDMLDHGTLYVARFNNDGSGRWLPLVHGHSGLTAENGFPSQAEVLVNARAAADQLGATPMDRPEWATVNPHNLDVYVTLTNNYLRGTEFALNAANPRPDNRHGQIIKIQEDQADPAAISFQWELFVVAGEKAGTQNADGKPVAEHLVGNIEGDIFSSPDGLGFDKDGRLWILTDYDDEDPVMENMGCNQMLCANPQTREIKRFMVGPRGCEITGITWSPDYTAMWVNIQHPGLSYPASDGRTRPRSTTVLITKDDGGVIGR; encoded by the coding sequence ATGAAAAATAAACCTCCTATGAATAAGCCTTCCTCTTCCGACTTTCATCAACACATGTCAGCGCATGATGATATCGCCGTTAATCACAGCGATCATCCCAGTTTGAATGATGTTGTGTTATCACGACGGCAAATCCTGAAAGGCAGTTTAAATGCGGCGGCAATGGGCTTTTTTGGATTAAATTTGTCGTCAAATCTGGTGTTTGCAGCTGGCAAAAACAATCTGAATATCCCCTTTATTGGCTTTAACAGCATCCAGCCTCAAACGGATCCGGGATTTGATCACGTCGTTGTGGCTGACGGCTATCAGGCAAAACCGTTTTTTTCCTGGGGTGATCCTGTTGTCACAGGGGCAACCGATTGGAATGCAGATGCTTTAAATAGCTGGCAAGAGCAGTTAAAACAAGCCGGTCAGAACCATGATGGTATGCATTTTTTTGCTTTTCCGGACGACAATAATCGTGGTTTACTGGTCATTAATCATGAATACACAAATCCGACTCTGCATAAGGATGGAATTACGTTTATCGATGGTAAACGTCGTTTAGATGATGTTAAAAAAGAACAGGCTGCCCATGGTGTCAGTGTGATTGAAGTGAAAATAGATAAACAAGGTCAATGGCAATGCGTCTACCCTTCTGTTTATAACCGGCGTATTTCGGCACTGACCATCATGCATGTCAGTGGTCCATTGGCCGGTCATGACTTGTTAAAAACCGTCGATGATCCTGCTGCGATGGAAATCATCGGCACCCTGAACAATTGTTCGAATGGTTTTACCCCATGGGGCACATACCTGGCGTGTGAAGAAAATTGGCATAACTATTTTGTGAATCAGGATGCAACGGATTACCAGTCTCGTGTTTCACATCATCGTTATGGCATTTCCACGGGAAAAACAACCAAAAGCTATGGCTGGTCTAGCGTAGATAAACGGTTTGATGCAACACCTAATGCCGAGCTTCCCCATCAAGGCTATGTCAACGAACCCAATCGCTTTGGCTGGGTGGTTGAGATCGATCCTTTTGATCCTGACAGTAAACCAATCAAACGCACTGCTTTTGGTCGATTCTGTCGTGAGGGTGTCACGCCAGCCTTAGCTGAAAATGGCCAAATGGCTTTTTACTCGGGTGATGATACCCGTGGTGAATATGTCTATAAGTTTGTGCCGCAACAACGTTTCGATAAGACCCAACCTCATAAACATCGCGATATGCTCGATCATGGCACGTTATATGTTGCCCGTTTTAATAATGATGGTTCAGGTCGCTGGTTGCCATTAGTGCATGGTCATTCAGGTTTAACCGCAGAAAATGGTTTTCCCAGCCAGGCTGAAGTATTGGTAAATGCGCGTGCGGCAGCGGATCAATTAGGTGCAACGCCCATGGATCGACCTGAATGGGCAACCGTGAACCCGCATAACCTCGACGTCTATGTCACGTTAACCAATAATTACCTGCGGGGCACGGAATTCGCTCTTAATGCCGCCAACCCCCGTCCTGATAATCGACATGGTCAGATAATCAAAATACAGGAAGATCAGGCCGATCCAGCGGCTATCAGCTTTCAATGGGAATTATTTGTGGTGGCAGGTGAAAAAGCCGGGACACAGAATGCTGATGGCAAGCCGGTTGCTGAGCATTTAGTTGGAAATATCGAGGGTGATATCTTCTCTTCGCCCGATGGCTTGGGATTTGATAAGGATGGTCGCTTGTGGATTCTGACGGATTACGATGATGAAGATCCGGTGATGGAAAACATGGGCTGTAATCAAATGTTATGTGCCAATCCACAAACTCGGGAAATTAAACGCTTTATGGTTGGCCCCAGGGGGTGTGAAATTACCGGGATTACCTGGAGCCCGGACTATACAGCGATGTGGGTGAACATTCAGCACCCTGGTCTAAGCTATCCTGCCAGCGATGGCAGAACCCGTCCGCGTTCCACTACAGTACTTATTACCAAAGATGATGGTGGTGTAATCGGTCGCTAA
- a CDS encoding helix-turn-helix domain-containing protein: MLDDGVLRLARLLLATQDIALLAPMIKREIHYRLLNGQYGNVIAQMAQTGSHMQRISNAIEVLKTNYHKPIKIEDLATQVGMSISSFHSHFKAVTAMSPLQYQKRLRLLEARKIMLAETLDAASTAYQVGYESPSQFSREYVRMFGHPPKRDMMLLLRERTIA; this comes from the coding sequence TTGCTGGATGATGGCGTATTACGACTTGCCCGATTATTGTTAGCTACACAGGATATTGCATTATTGGCGCCAATGATTAAACGCGAAATCCATTACCGGCTACTTAACGGTCAATATGGCAACGTCATTGCTCAAATGGCCCAAACCGGTAGCCATATGCAACGCATTTCAAATGCTATTGAGGTGTTAAAAACGAATTACCACAAACCGATTAAAATTGAAGACCTGGCGACTCAGGTAGGCATGAGTATTTCGTCTTTTCATAGCCATTTCAAAGCGGTTACCGCGATGAGTCCATTGCAATATCAAAAACGACTCAGACTACTTGAAGCGCGAAAAATCATGTTGGCCGAGACGCTGGATGCTGCCAGCACGGCCTATCAGGTTGGCTATGAAAGCCCGTCACAATTCAGTCGTGAATATGTCCGTATGTTTGGGCATCCACCTAAACGGGATATGATGCTTCTGCTACGCGAGCGGACCATTGCCTGA
- the msrB gene encoding peptide-methionine (R)-S-oxide reductase MsrB, producing the protein MKDYKKSPNIVEQLTPEQHYVTQQCGTEPPFDNAYWDNHEAGLYVDVVSGEPLFASVDKFDSGTGWPSFTRPVQSENVNENFDDSLGMRRVEVRSVHGDSHLGHVFPDGPEEAGGMRYCINSASLRFIPVEELEAEGYDEFKNLFSETLGETK; encoded by the coding sequence ATGAAAGATTATAAAAAATCGCCCAATATCGTTGAACAACTCACACCTGAACAACATTACGTAACCCAGCAATGTGGTACTGAACCGCCATTTGATAATGCTTATTGGGACAATCACGAAGCTGGGCTTTACGTCGATGTGGTTTCGGGTGAGCCCTTATTTGCTTCGGTTGATAAGTTTGATAGCGGAACCGGCTGGCCAAGTTTTACCCGTCCAGTGCAAAGTGAAAATGTGAACGAAAATTTTGATGACAGCCTGGGCATGCGGCGTGTTGAAGTGCGCTCAGTGCATGGTGATAGTCATTTAGGTCATGTTTTCCCCGATGGTCCTGAAGAAGCCGGTGGCATGCGTTATTGCATCAACTCAGCATCCCTGCGGTTTATTCCTGTTGAAGAGCTTGAAGCAGAAGGTTACGACGAGTTTAAAAATCTGTTTTCAGAAACCTTAGGTGAAACAAAATGA
- the msrA gene encoding peptide-methionine (S)-S-oxide reductase MsrA, translating into MSETNTERAVLAGGCFWGMQDLIRKLPGVISSRVGYTGGDIPNATYPNHGTHAEAIEIIFDPEQISFRQLLESFFQIHDPTTPNQQGNDRGMSYRSAIYFTNDEQAEIAKQTIEDINQSGLWPGKVVTEVEPVGDFWEAEPEHQDYLQHYPTGYTCHYVRPNWKLS; encoded by the coding sequence ATGAGCGAGACAAATACCGAACGTGCCGTACTGGCCGGTGGCTGCTTCTGGGGTATGCAGGATTTGATTCGTAAATTGCCTGGCGTTATCTCATCGCGAGTCGGCTATACCGGCGGCGATATTCCAAATGCCACTTATCCAAACCATGGCACACATGCTGAAGCAATTGAAATTATCTTTGATCCCGAACAGATTAGTTTCCGACAGTTACTCGAATCCTTCTTTCAAATCCACGACCCGACCACACCAAATCAACAAGGTAACGATCGAGGCATGAGTTATCGCTCTGCGATTTATTTCACCAACGATGAACAAGCCGAAATTGCCAAACAGACTATTGAAGATATAAATCAATCAGGGTTATGGCCTGGCAAAGTTGTTACTGAAGTGGAACCCGTCGGTGATTTCTGGGAAGCCGAACCCGAACATCAGGATTATCTGCAACACTATCCAACTGGCTATACCTGTCATTATGTTCGGCCGAATTGGAAGCTATCTTAA
- a CDS encoding nucleotidyltransferase domain-containing protein: MSVTSIAEALFTKTQQRVLGLLYGKPDKRFYTNEIVRMAAMGRGTVTRELEKLTSSGILISTKEGNQQYYQANSDNPIFDELVAIATKTFGVADVVRQALKPVNDKILCAFIYGSVAKGEAKAKSDIDLLVISDKLAYADLMECLVDAEKTLSRPINPSVYELEQFKQKWQEDNAFISKVMDQPKIWLKGSENDISASG, from the coding sequence ATGTCAGTAACATCCATCGCTGAAGCATTGTTTACAAAAACACAGCAACGTGTTCTGGGTTTGTTATATGGCAAACCTGATAAAAGGTTTTATACGAACGAGATTGTTCGCATGGCTGCAATGGGGCGGGGCACCGTTACACGAGAACTGGAAAAACTTACTAGCTCTGGAATATTGATTAGTACGAAAGAAGGTAATCAACAGTACTATCAAGCAAACTCAGATAATCCGATATTTGATGAACTGGTGGCGATTGCAACAAAGACATTCGGTGTCGCTGATGTAGTTCGTCAGGCTTTAAAGCCAGTTAATGATAAGATTTTATGTGCCTTTATCTATGGCTCCGTCGCGAAGGGCGAGGCAAAGGCTAAAAGTGATATTGATCTGCTGGTTATTTCTGATAAGTTGGCTTATGCGGACTTGATGGAATGTCTTGTTGACGCTGAAAAGACTTTATCGCGACCTATCAATCCTTCTGTTTATGAATTAGAACAGTTCAAACAGAAATGGCAGGAAGATAATGCATTTATTTCAAAGGTAATGGACCAACCGAAGATTTGGCTGAAGGGATCAGAAAATGACATTAGCGCATCTGGATAA